The Desulfatitalea tepidiphila genome window below encodes:
- a CDS encoding restriction endonuclease subunit S, translated as MIDTMKPYPEYKESGLPWIGSIPKHWDSLPHRAIFEEIKEQGHVNEPLLSVTIGRGIIRQEDLLANSSKKDSSNLDKSKYKLVDPGDIAYNKMRAWQGSVGVSKYRGIVSPAYIVQRLRGDLKPDYFHYLFRTPGFAKEAERWSYGITSDQWSLRPQHFKMIYSCVPPLYEQELIVGFLRKLDRQVLRFIRNRWRLINLLNEQKQAIINRAVTRGLNADAPLKHSKVDWLGDIPESWTLKRFKYVVSIRSGQVDPKIAPYRDWVLIAPEHIEKHTGVIRLRETAHEQGAISGKYQVEPGEVIYSKIRPALRKAAIAEEKCLCSADMYPLAPRRSEILPEYLLLLLLYGPATRYLIDYSMRVAMPKVNRDALGNCWLWYPDVDTQREIMQSLKDKLLPLNTSLDRAQREINLIREYRTRLISDVVTGKMDVRHVSPPPVREDLEEMVESLEPLNDQPDETDEESMDGEVFHADD; from the coding sequence ATGATTGACACGATGAAGCCTTATCCCGAATACAAGGAAAGCGGGCTACCGTGGATCGGCAGCATTCCAAAGCACTGGGACAGTTTGCCCCATCGGGCGATTTTTGAGGAGATCAAGGAACAGGGGCATGTTAATGAACCACTTCTCTCTGTGACGATTGGTAGAGGCATTATCCGTCAAGAAGACCTCTTGGCGAATTCGTCCAAGAAGGACTCGTCCAATCTCGACAAGTCAAAGTACAAACTCGTTGATCCAGGCGACATCGCCTACAACAAGATGCGCGCTTGGCAGGGATCGGTGGGCGTATCAAAGTATCGTGGGATTGTTAGCCCAGCCTATATCGTACAACGGTTGCGAGGCGATCTCAAACCAGACTATTTCCACTACCTTTTCAGAACACCAGGCTTTGCCAAGGAAGCGGAGCGTTGGTCCTACGGCATCACCTCGGATCAATGGAGCCTGCGCCCGCAGCACTTCAAGATGATCTATTCGTGTGTGCCACCGCTCTACGAGCAAGAATTGATAGTTGGATTTCTCCGTAAACTTGACCGGCAAGTCCTACGCTTCATCCGCAATCGGTGGCGGCTGATTAACTTGCTGAACGAGCAGAAGCAGGCCATCATCAACCGGGCCGTGACCCGCGGCCTCAACGCCGACGCCCCGCTGAAACACTCCAAAGTCGACTGGCTCGGTGATATACCCGAATCCTGGACGCTAAAACGATTCAAATATGTTGTGAGTATCCGAAGTGGTCAAGTTGACCCGAAGATCGCTCCCTATCGGGATTGGGTTCTGATCGCACCGGAACACATAGAAAAACACACGGGTGTTATACGCCTTCGTGAAACTGCTCATGAACAAGGCGCAATCAGTGGAAAATATCAAGTCGAACCAGGCGAAGTCATTTACAGCAAGATTCGGCCAGCGTTACGCAAGGCTGCTATAGCCGAGGAGAAGTGCCTCTGCAGTGCTGACATGTATCCTCTTGCTCCACGGCGATCCGAAATTTTGCCAGAATACTTGTTGTTGCTCCTGTTATACGGTCCAGCAACCAGATATCTGATCGATTACTCAATGCGTGTCGCCATGCCAAAGGTGAACAGGGATGCCTTGGGGAATTGCTGGCTTTGGTATCCCGATGTAGATACCCAGCGCGAGATCATGCAAAGTCTGAAGGACAAGCTGCTGCCTCTCAACACCTCACTCGACCGCGCCCAACGCGAAATCAACCTCATACGTGAATATCGCACCCGCCTTATTTCCGACGTGGTAACTGGCAAGATGGATGTACGTCATGTCTCCCCGCCGCCGGTCCGTGAAGACCTGGAAGAAATGGTCGAATCGCTTGAACCACTGAACGACCAGCCTGACGAGACAGATGAAGAATCTATGGACGGGGAGGTATTCCATGCCGACGACTGA
- a CDS encoding type I restriction endonuclease subunit R encodes MPTTDTSEKGLETLIVESLVKDAGYVLGSNDDYSREHAIDLAKLQAFLEATQPETAEALVLDQDCPKRTQFLHRLDGEIAKRGVIDVLRKGVKHGPVRLDLFYGTPTPGNTKAAQLHAVNIFSVTRQLRYSRDETRLALDLAIFINGLPVATFELKNSLTKQTVDDAVRQYKRDRSPDEPLFKFGRCVVHLAVDDHEVRMCTHLREKDSWFLPFNQGWNNGAGNPPNPHGLKTDYLWKRILTKPGLTDILENYAEIVEEKDERGRKKHPKQIFPRFHQLDVVRKLLADAAAKGIGERYLIQHSAGSGKSNSIAWLAHQLIGLGDSGKPTFDSVVVITDRRVLDKQIRNTIRQFAQVSSVVGAVTGDAGSKTQQLSGFLRSGKKIIISTVQTFPFILDEIGDEHRGKKFAIIIDEAHSSQGGKTSAKMHMALSDKGGEDDEEETFEDKVNKIMQSRKMLANASYFAFTATPKNKTLEIFGIPCEPVDGKVPHRPFHSYTMKQAIQEGFILDVLANYTPVESYYRLMKTVDDDPEFDTKMAKKKLRRYVESHDHAIRQKAEIMVDHFHEQVIFRRKIGGKARAMVICSGIKRAIQYFYAISSYLKERKSPYRAIVAFSDFEENGKKITEASLNGFPSGKIEAYFKADEIRDFPGKAPYRFLIVADKFQTGYDEPLLHTMYVDKILSGIKAVQTLSRLNRAHPLKTDTFVLDFINDADTITMAFADYYRTTVLSEETDPNKLHDLKAVLDGYQVYSDSKVEELVRLFLEGEDRDKLDPILDACVAEYNENLDEDGQVDFKGKAKAFIRTYQFLASILPYTNAEWEKLSIFLNFLTPKLPAPIEQDLSKGILESVDMDSYRAEVRQTMKLTLADEDAEIGPVPASGGGRKPEAELDALSNIIKAFNDRFGNIDWEDADRIRKVIIEEIPTRVKADQAYQNAIKNSSKSAARLEHDRALKKVIVGMLSDHTDLFKHYSDDHNFRKWLSDMIFGVTYHEQRV; translated from the coding sequence ATGCCGACGACTGATACGAGCGAAAAAGGACTGGAGACACTGATCGTCGAGTCACTCGTAAAAGACGCGGGCTACGTCCTGGGCAGTAACGACGACTACAGCCGTGAACACGCGATTGACCTGGCGAAGCTTCAGGCGTTCCTGGAGGCTACTCAACCTGAAACTGCAGAAGCCCTCGTTCTGGATCAGGACTGCCCAAAGCGCACGCAGTTCCTCCACCGCTTAGACGGGGAGATTGCGAAACGCGGCGTTATCGACGTTCTCCGTAAGGGCGTTAAGCATGGGCCGGTGCGACTGGATCTGTTTTATGGCACGCCGACACCAGGCAACACCAAAGCGGCGCAGTTGCACGCGGTCAATATCTTCAGCGTGACGCGGCAACTCCGCTACAGCCGAGACGAAACCCGGCTTGCATTGGATCTGGCCATCTTCATCAACGGTCTTCCAGTCGCGACGTTCGAGTTGAAGAACTCCTTAACCAAGCAGACGGTTGACGACGCCGTGCGGCAATATAAGCGTGACCGCAGCCCGGATGAACCGTTGTTCAAGTTTGGCCGCTGCGTGGTGCATTTGGCCGTGGACGACCACGAGGTGCGGATGTGTACCCACCTCAGGGAAAAGGACTCTTGGTTCCTCCCTTTTAACCAGGGGTGGAACAACGGAGCCGGTAACCCGCCCAACCCACACGGGCTCAAGACCGACTATCTATGGAAACGAATACTAACCAAGCCAGGACTGACCGATATCCTGGAAAACTATGCGGAGATCGTCGAAGAGAAAGATGAACGAGGTCGAAAGAAACACCCCAAGCAGATATTTCCCCGCTTTCATCAGCTTGATGTTGTGCGTAAGCTTTTGGCAGATGCAGCAGCCAAGGGCATAGGCGAAAGATACCTCATTCAGCATTCCGCAGGAAGCGGCAAAAGCAACTCTATTGCCTGGCTGGCCCATCAGTTAATCGGCCTCGGGGATAGTGGGAAACCTACATTTGATTCGGTCGTGGTCATTACCGATAGGCGGGTCCTGGACAAACAGATCCGCAATACGATTCGGCAGTTCGCGCAGGTGTCATCAGTGGTTGGGGCGGTGACCGGCGACGCGGGTAGCAAAACCCAGCAGCTCAGTGGATTTCTGAGGTCAGGCAAGAAAATTATCATCTCCACAGTCCAGACATTCCCGTTCATCCTTGACGAGATTGGCGATGAGCATCGCGGGAAGAAGTTCGCCATCATCATCGACGAGGCCCATTCCAGCCAGGGCGGGAAAACCTCAGCGAAGATGCATATGGCGCTGTCGGACAAAGGTGGCGAGGACGACGAAGAGGAAACCTTCGAGGACAAGGTCAACAAGATTATGCAGTCGCGGAAGATGCTGGCCAATGCCAGCTACTTTGCTTTTACGGCGACACCCAAGAACAAGACGCTGGAAATCTTCGGCATTCCCTGCGAACCGGTAGACGGGAAGGTGCCCCATCGCCCGTTCCACAGTTACACCATGAAGCAGGCGATCCAGGAAGGATTTATTCTGGATGTGTTGGCCAATTATACACCAGTGGAGAGCTACTATCGGCTTATGAAGACCGTGGATGATGACCCTGAGTTTGACACGAAAATGGCCAAAAAGAAGCTGCGGCGGTATGTAGAGTCCCATGACCATGCGATCCGGCAGAAAGCTGAAATTATGGTGGACCACTTCCACGAGCAGGTGATTTTTCGGCGGAAGATCGGCGGGAAGGCGCGGGCGATGGTGATCTGTAGTGGTATCAAGCGGGCGATCCAGTATTTTTATGCGATTTCATCGTACCTCAAGGAACGGAAAAGTCCATACCGCGCGATTGTGGCTTTCTCGGATTTTGAAGAGAACGGCAAAAAGATCACCGAGGCCTCACTAAACGGATTCCCCAGTGGCAAGATCGAGGCCTATTTCAAAGCGGATGAAATCAGGGATTTTCCCGGCAAGGCACCGTATCGTTTTCTCATAGTAGCCGATAAGTTCCAGACCGGTTACGACGAACCTCTATTGCACACAATGTACGTGGACAAGATTTTATCCGGCATTAAAGCTGTTCAGACCCTGTCCCGACTGAACCGGGCCCATCCACTGAAAACCGATACATTCGTGCTGGACTTCATTAACGATGCAGACACCATCACGATGGCCTTTGCCGACTATTACCGCACGACGGTCTTGAGTGAAGAGACCGATCCAAACAAACTCCACGACCTGAAAGCGGTGCTTGATGGGTATCAGGTCTACAGCGACTCGAAGGTCGAAGAGCTGGTTCGACTTTTCCTCGAAGGAGAGGATCGTGACAAGCTCGACCCAATCCTCGATGCGTGCGTTGCCGAGTACAACGAGAACCTCGACGAGGACGGTCAGGTGGACTTCAAGGGGAAGGCCAAGGCCTTCATCCGAACATACCAGTTCCTTGCCTCCATCCTTCCCTACACGAACGCCGAATGGGAGAAACTGTCGATCTTCCTGAACTTCCTGACCCCTAAGTTGCCAGCGCCCATCGAGCAGGATCTATCTAAAGGCATTCTTGAATCCGTCGACATGGACAGTTATCGTGCCGAGGTGCGGCAGACAATGAAACTCACGCTGGCAGATGAGGATGCCGAGATTGGACCGGTTCCCGCCAGCGGCGGAGGGCGCAAGCCCGAGGCCGAACTGGACGCGCTGAGCAACATCATCAAGGCGTTCAACGACCGCTTTGGAAATATCGATTGGGAGGACGCAGACCGTATCCGTAAAGTGATCATCGAAGAGATTCCTACCCGGGTTAAAGCGGATCAGGCCTACCAGAACGCGATAAAGAATAGCAGCAAATCAGCAGCGAGACTTGAGCACGATCGGGCCTTGAAGAAAGTCATAGTCGGCATGCTATCTGACCATACTGACCTGTTTAAGCATTACAGTGATGATCATAATTTCAGAAAATGGCTATCGGATATGATTTTTGGAGTCACTTATCATGAGCAAAGGGTGTAA
- a CDS encoding SPL family radical SAM protein has translation MDTETIVESKQKRSEDDNVKEIVDDIVIPAFHKVPEPKKKADTKKTVIFHDKPGTALTKQKEIDSHNFPFTLNTGIGCHFGCQYCYVQGYPFNLQAEFPIEAKVKLWIADKLDKELEKYKHLPQHLKRVQVNPATEGYLPLVIAKVEKELKRDIMAEVLQVFRKHWENDNKWMVHLVTKSHMIYKHLDIIRDMTDQVQLEITITTLDENRRRKMEGWAPSVSKRLKVIEKFASGGVFVRAMCMPLIGEREDAEAIRNVCFDNGARAFKHKGVNYWDESALLTGETKRTKGRVDEVFKDLLVKSGEPYLVDGEIQKMVAMMPVIVKSGKSKRWMGYKLANLRNRNMVIVDSGYSDINDIDWGYVK, from the coding sequence ATGGATACTGAAACAATCGTGGAATCAAAGCAAAAAAGATCTGAAGATGACAACGTAAAAGAGATTGTGGATGATATCGTCATCCCTGCTTTCCATAAAGTCCCCGAACCAAAAAAGAAAGCGGACACCAAAAAGACTGTTATTTTTCATGATAAACCTGGCACGGCCCTCACCAAGCAAAAAGAAATCGACAGTCACAATTTTCCTTTCACCTTGAATACCGGTATCGGCTGTCATTTTGGTTGCCAGTATTGCTATGTTCAAGGATACCCTTTCAACCTCCAAGCTGAATTTCCAATTGAAGCAAAAGTAAAACTCTGGATTGCAGATAAGTTGGATAAGGAACTGGAAAAATACAAGCATTTGCCTCAGCATTTAAAAAGGGTACAGGTGAACCCTGCTACGGAGGGATATCTGCCGTTAGTAATAGCTAAGGTGGAAAAAGAACTCAAGCGCGACATCATGGCCGAAGTGCTTCAAGTTTTCAGAAAGCATTGGGAAAATGATAATAAATGGATGGTGCACCTGGTCACCAAAAGTCACATGATCTACAAGCATTTAGACATTATCCGCGATATGACGGATCAGGTTCAACTTGAAATCACAATTACTACACTTGATGAAAATCGAAGACGTAAAATGGAAGGGTGGGCTCCATCCGTTTCCAAAAGGTTAAAGGTGATAGAGAAATTTGCCTCGGGCGGTGTTTTCGTTCGTGCTATGTGCATGCCGTTAATCGGAGAGCGGGAAGATGCAGAGGCAATCCGAAACGTCTGTTTTGATAATGGTGCACGGGCATTCAAACATAAGGGCGTTAATTATTGGGACGAAAGTGCCTTGCTCACTGGGGAAACTAAACGAACAAAAGGTCGAGTGGACGAAGTTTTCAAGGATCTATTGGTGAAGAGTGGCGAACCTTATCTGGTTGATGGTGAGATTCAGAAAATGGTCGCCATGATGCCAGTTATCGTGAAATCTGGGAAATCAAAACGATGGATGGGATACAAGTTAGCTAACCTCAGAAATCGTAATATGGTTATAGTAGATTCTGGTTATTCGGACATCAATGATATCGATTGGGGATATGTAAAATAG
- a CDS encoding type I restriction-modification system subunit M, with protein MSNGDLNWIANFIWGIADDVLRDVYVRGKYRDVILPMTVIRRLDACLESTKQDVLRMSEQLDKAGVANKDAALCQAAGPDANHAFYNDSPFTLRDLQARAKQQQLKADFEAYLDGFSPNVQEILDKFKFRNQIPTLVDADALGPLIEKFLNPDINLSPHPVRDADGNLRLPGLDNHAMGTIFEELIRRFNEENNEEAGEHFTPRDVVRLMANLIFWPIADDIQSATYRVYDGACGTGGMLTVAEDTLRDLANNRGKDVSIHLFGQEVNPETYAISKADLLLKGEGQGAENMKFGSTLSRDAFPSGEFDFMLSNPPYGKSWKMDLDRMGGKKDMSDHRFVVQHDGDELSLITRSSDGQLLFLVNKLTKMVEASDKSPLGSRIAEVHNGSSLFTGDAGSGESNIRRWIIENDWLEAIIALPLNMFYNTGIATYIWVLTNSKPDHRQGKVQLIDATGIYHPLRKNMGAKNCELSDDQIKQICEMFLAFEETEQSKIFPNKAFGYWKIRVERPLRLHSQLTRKAIQRLRYASGDEDIRQALHEEFGDGLFEDFSSLREPVEQTLSDWSNNGNEDSDGDEDSDTPRRNTIPEKRRKKLLKGETWKRDKKLYDAARALREELGDDLFTDHNIFREAVSDGLNKLGITLSATEQKIILNGVSWRVEDAPPVIKRSHRPGKTEVDLLRGLYANPDGGSGLVLEYEPDSQLRDNEQVPLLEEGGIEAFFRREVLPYVPDAWIDESTTKLGYEISFTRHFYKPPEIRPLEEIKADLLKLQEEGEGLLETIVGGKKA; from the coding sequence ATGTCTAACGGAGATCTTAACTGGATCGCAAATTTTATCTGGGGTATTGCGGACGACGTCCTGAGAGACGTCTACGTTCGCGGCAAGTACCGCGACGTGATTTTACCCATGACCGTCATCCGCAGGCTTGATGCATGCCTGGAGTCGACGAAGCAGGATGTTCTCAGGATGAGCGAACAACTCGACAAGGCAGGCGTCGCCAATAAAGATGCCGCACTTTGCCAGGCTGCTGGTCCGGATGCTAATCACGCTTTCTACAACGACTCGCCGTTCACGCTTCGCGACCTCCAGGCCCGCGCCAAGCAGCAGCAGCTCAAGGCCGACTTTGAAGCCTACCTTGATGGCTTCAGCCCGAACGTTCAGGAAATACTCGATAAATTCAAATTCCGCAACCAGATTCCTACGCTGGTTGACGCAGATGCGCTTGGCCCGCTCATCGAGAAATTCCTTAACCCCGACATCAACCTCAGCCCACATCCGGTGCGCGATGCCGACGGCAACCTTCGCTTGCCAGGGCTGGACAATCATGCCATGGGCACAATCTTTGAAGAGTTGATCCGCCGCTTCAACGAGGAGAACAACGAGGAGGCCGGCGAACACTTCACTCCCCGCGACGTTGTCCGTTTGATGGCCAACCTGATTTTCTGGCCCATCGCCGACGATATTCAGTCTGCCACATACCGGGTTTACGACGGCGCATGCGGTACCGGTGGAATGCTAACCGTGGCAGAAGATACCCTTCGCGATCTCGCCAACAATAGGGGCAAGGACGTCTCCATCCATCTGTTCGGCCAGGAGGTCAACCCCGAGACCTACGCCATCAGCAAGGCCGACCTGCTGCTCAAAGGCGAAGGCCAGGGTGCTGAGAATATGAAGTTCGGTTCGACGCTCTCCCGTGACGCCTTTCCCTCCGGCGAATTTGACTTTATGCTCTCCAATCCGCCGTACGGTAAGAGCTGGAAGATGGACCTCGACCGCATGGGCGGCAAGAAGGACATGTCTGACCACCGCTTCGTCGTGCAGCACGACGGTGACGAACTGTCACTCATCACCCGCTCCAGCGACGGTCAGCTCCTGTTTCTCGTCAACAAGCTGACAAAGATGGTCGAGGCCAGCGATAAGAGTCCCCTCGGCAGCCGTATCGCCGAGGTCCATAACGGCTCTTCCCTGTTCACCGGTGATGCAGGTTCGGGCGAGTCCAACATCCGTCGCTGGATCATCGAGAACGACTGGTTGGAAGCCATCATCGCACTACCGTTGAATATGTTTTACAACACCGGCATCGCCACCTACATCTGGGTACTCACCAACTCCAAACCGGACCACCGCCAGGGCAAGGTCCAGCTCATCGATGCCACAGGGATTTATCACCCCCTTCGCAAGAACATGGGCGCGAAGAACTGCGAGCTTTCCGACGACCAGATAAAACAGATCTGCGAGATGTTTCTCGCTTTCGAGGAGACCGAGCAGTCGAAAATCTTCCCTAACAAGGCCTTCGGATACTGGAAGATTCGCGTCGAACGCCCCCTGCGTCTGCACAGCCAGCTGACCCGCAAGGCGATCCAACGCCTGCGCTACGCTTCTGGTGACGAGGACATCCGCCAGGCCCTACACGAGGAATTCGGCGATGGGCTTTTCGAGGATTTCTCGTCTTTGCGCGAGCCGGTTGAGCAGACCCTCAGCGACTGGAGCAACAATGGCAACGAGGACTCCGACGGAGACGAAGACAGCGACACGCCCAGACGAAACACCATCCCGGAGAAGAGGCGTAAGAAGCTGCTCAAGGGCGAAACCTGGAAGCGGGATAAGAAACTCTACGATGCTGCCCGCGCACTGCGGGAGGAACTTGGCGATGACCTCTTCACCGACCACAACATTTTCCGCGAAGCCGTTAGCGATGGGTTGAACAAACTGGGCATCACCCTGTCCGCCACCGAGCAAAAGATTATCCTCAATGGTGTGAGTTGGCGAGTGGAGGACGCCCCCCCGGTCATCAAGAGGTCCCACAGACCCGGCAAGACCGAAGTCGACCTCCTGCGAGGCTTGTATGCCAACCCTGACGGCGGTTCTGGACTGGTGCTGGAATACGAACCCGACAGCCAACTGCGGGACAACGAGCAAGTGCCGCTGCTGGAGGAAGGGGGTATCGAAGCGTTTTTCCGCCGCGAAGTCCTGCCGTATGTACCGGACGCCTGGATCGACGAGTCAACAACGAAACTTGGCTACGAAATTTCCTTCACCCGGCACTTCTACAAGCCGCCAGAGATCCGGCCGTTAGAAGAGATCAAGGCCGATCTGCTCAAATTGCAGGAGGAAGGTGAAGGCCTGTTGGAAACAATCGTGGGAGGGAAGAAGGCATGA
- a CDS encoding BRO family protein, whose amino-acid sequence MLTAKDLCDVLGYLNSHDAIARHCKHAQKMTVLKQHSHTGVVPSSSPSSRSRICTGRPCIY is encoded by the coding sequence GTGCTCACCGCCAAGGACTTGTGTGACGTGCTGGGGTATTTGAATTCCCATGATGCCATTGCAAGGCACTGTAAGCACGCACAAAAAATGACTGTGTTGAAACAGCACAGTCACACAGGGGTGGTGCCCAGTTCATCACCATCATCCCGGAGTCGGATATGTACCGGTCGACCCTGTATATATTAA
- a CDS encoding helicase HerA domain-containing protein translates to MSDSQRVAPWVRITIMLVATAGILFLSLHFTGGLLPQDPRQALMFQNALLLIVLGSALLEHHYTKPADAVVNSLMGLITLLTVYSQAPRLPWLIVSAYCLLVFSLSLACVAVSSGSELSEWRDWVARHTYRPSVTLGKSRVLFTVVFIAGLWFFYSIQEPITLALIIFWGIFIAIWPLKVPELLSSWTDPGGPSSKSFGEISRIDSPNILRVALNGETKWSPDQPYISVLPSGDSNWVQPLYSQFQDGRLLATGLVTDIKAPVPKNLKNCVFCPEEDIPKPNRDEITQALGGGPNAILVGFVVERSSIGAIKFETLKQESCHHGMLVWCNVNGDRVYYQIIEGETQEESFASDKHGFQVATATQLGTLVEKTGFKKYDWLPGMNTPVFTSYPGCEVKAEAVADGDFVLGDIPKSCIKVGGDFISHYNVHTALLGVTGSGKTELAFDMIRHALRNGIRVVCIDLTAQYEGRLSDLLPVDLSVEEDTAKDLSKKLFDVETGTYGAPGEKKALNQFATSLREEITASIKKFILKDNSSHLGLIRLEEISNTKATLWITELYMTCLLKCARENLGACPPILIVVEEAHTVMPEANTMGLGDFDSKGLVGKIAQIALQGRKYGVGLLVLAQRTATVSKSVLTQCNTIISFTCYDDTSLGFLRNIFGPEHVALIPNLPPLHAVAFGPWVRSEKPIVFQVPYDEKKTGTPASKKT, encoded by the coding sequence ATGTCAGATTCCCAAAGAGTAGCGCCATGGGTACGAATTACCATCATGTTGGTAGCGACCGCTGGAATATTATTTCTCTCTCTGCACTTCACAGGGGGCCTTCTTCCCCAGGATCCAAGACAGGCACTAATGTTCCAAAATGCTCTTCTATTAATCGTACTTGGATCAGCACTTCTGGAACATCACTATACAAAACCTGCGGACGCTGTTGTGAACTCCCTTATGGGGCTCATCACACTGCTTACCGTTTACTCCCAAGCGCCTCGTCTGCCTTGGCTGATAGTCAGTGCCTACTGTTTGTTGGTTTTTTCCCTGAGTTTGGCATGTGTGGCCGTCAGCTCTGGTTCCGAACTTTCGGAGTGGAGGGATTGGGTCGCCAGACATACTTATCGGCCGTCCGTTACACTGGGGAAATCTCGAGTATTGTTTACCGTCGTGTTTATTGCGGGGCTGTGGTTCTTTTACTCAATACAAGAGCCAATAACTCTTGCCCTAATAATCTTCTGGGGCATCTTTATCGCTATTTGGCCATTAAAGGTTCCTGAATTGCTCAGCTCATGGACTGATCCGGGCGGCCCATCGTCAAAATCGTTCGGTGAGATTTCGCGAATTGATAGTCCAAATATTCTCCGAGTTGCTCTGAACGGAGAGACTAAATGGAGTCCAGATCAGCCTTACATCAGCGTTCTCCCAAGTGGAGATTCAAATTGGGTGCAGCCCCTTTATTCACAGTTTCAGGATGGACGATTGTTAGCAACTGGACTCGTAACGGACATAAAGGCTCCAGTACCAAAGAACCTGAAAAATTGTGTTTTTTGCCCAGAGGAGGACATACCCAAACCTAATCGAGATGAAATAACACAAGCGCTTGGTGGCGGCCCAAATGCGATCTTGGTCGGATTCGTGGTTGAACGATCATCGATTGGAGCTATAAAGTTTGAAACTCTTAAGCAGGAATCTTGTCACCATGGTATGCTCGTTTGGTGCAACGTTAATGGGGATCGAGTTTACTATCAAATAATCGAAGGAGAGACGCAAGAAGAGTCGTTTGCCTCTGACAAGCATGGCTTTCAAGTGGCGACAGCTACCCAACTTGGCACTCTGGTCGAAAAAACAGGCTTCAAGAAGTATGATTGGCTACCAGGGATGAATACTCCAGTTTTCACATCATACCCAGGGTGTGAAGTGAAGGCTGAAGCTGTAGCTGATGGCGATTTTGTGCTTGGAGATATCCCAAAATCATGTATTAAAGTCGGTGGCGACTTCATTTCCCACTACAACGTCCACACTGCCCTTCTGGGAGTTACAGGATCAGGCAAAACAGAACTGGCCTTCGATATGATTCGCCACGCTCTTCGAAACGGAATACGAGTCGTATGTATCGATCTGACAGCTCAGTATGAAGGGCGGCTCTCAGACTTACTCCCCGTTGATTTGTCGGTAGAAGAGGATACCGCCAAGGATCTATCAAAGAAGCTATTTGATGTTGAGACAGGCACATACGGAGCTCCAGGTGAGAAGAAAGCACTGAACCAGTTTGCTACTAGTTTGAGAGAGGAGATCACTGCTTCGATCAAAAAATTCATCCTTAAAGACAATAGTTCCCACCTTGGTCTGATTCGATTAGAGGAAATATCCAATACCAAGGCTACTCTTTGGATAACTGAGCTTTACATGACTTGCCTTTTAAAGTGTGCACGGGAGAATCTCGGAGCGTGCCCTCCTATTCTCATCGTTGTTGAAGAGGCGCATACGGTAATGCCCGAGGCAAACACAATGGGGTTGGGCGATTTCGACTCTAAAGGGCTCGTAGGTAAGATCGCTCAAATAGCCCTTCAAGGCAGGAAATATGGAGTGGGTTTATTGGTGCTGGCGCAAAGGACAGCAACGGTCAGTAAGAGTGTGCTTACGCAATGCAACACAATCATCAGCTTCACTTGCTACGATGATACAAGTTTGGGGTTTCTCCGGAACATATTCGGCCCAGAACACGTCGCCTTGATACCTAACCTTCCGCCGCTGCATGCTGTGGCCTTCGGCCCATGGGTTCGTTCCGAAAAACCCATTGTCTTTCAGGTCCCATACGATGAAAAAAAGACGGGCACTCCAGCATCCAAGAAGACTTGA
- a CDS encoding tetratricopeptide repeat protein encodes MSTNTRTYEIDNQNVNFYNSEKHKLPCWKCKVRGTCFKENIAIESEDKDSTVTLDKPCVDAILTMDLIDLADGLEAPIEFIDKKDLATLFNDALYACDLDHPSTIGETFTQVGYAMFIRIVQRDPNYVHNGYDTAYYRLGNLFVSVFKDFDNAIDLYSRAINLTTQRGDAYMKRGYCWLEKNDSEKALADFRKAIQIDGILTHVHYQS; translated from the coding sequence ATGTCAACTAATACGAGAACTTATGAAATAGATAACCAAAATGTTAATTTTTATAACTCTGAAAAACATAAGTTGCCATGCTGGAAATGTAAAGTTAGAGGAACTTGTTTTAAGGAAAATATTGCTATTGAAAGTGAGGATAAGGATTCTACAGTTACGCTGGATAAGCCTTGTGTCGATGCTATATTAACAATGGACCTTATCGACCTCGCTGACGGACTTGAAGCACCTATAGAATTTATAGATAAAAAAGACTTAGCAACACTATTTAATGACGCTTTATATGCTTGTGATCTAGACCATCCCTCAACTATTGGTGAAACTTTTACACAGGTAGGCTATGCGATGTTTATCAGAATTGTTCAAAGAGATCCCAATTATGTCCATAATGGTTATGATACCGCATATTACCGCTTAGGAAATTTATTTGTTTCTGTGTTTAAAGATTTCGATAATGCAATAGATTTATACTCTCGGGCCATCAATTTAACCACTCAAAGGGGAGATGCATATATGAAGCGCGGATATTGCTGGCTGGAAAAAAATGATTCAGAAAAAGCACTTGCTGATTTTAGAAAAGCAATACAGATCGATGGAATTTTAACCCATGTCCACTACCAGAGTTAG